Proteins encoded in a region of the Streptomyces sp. NBC_01298 genome:
- a CDS encoding DUF4190 domain-containing protein, producing MSTPPNPPSTPSGPPTEPAGTPIPEAAAPIPAPAQPLSLDKPPALTPSQPLTPAPALTGTAAENPAEHPAEPADAVPAAPAPASAPAPGAFAPVTPAPAAAAAPPAPAWGAPYGAPGAPGAPGPGNPWAAPGDGYGAGYPGGPQMPGFPPPPPATNGLAVAALLLGVFGIFVGLIPFFFWAGALLAVTGVGLGIAGVVKSRKGAPRGTMAAIGTALAVLGLAASVGGWFITTRVIDEIDQTIADNRSRYESDYDSDYDYESDSPATPTAPAPKPSPSDIPGRTSALAWGKPYTYPDGVQVTVQSAVPYKPSSTAIPEEARDGNAVKVKVKIVNNSGAALDVSLSLPNARDDQGTEAEMLFDGSVPKMFKGSVLAGESMTGTFAFIVPEGTKSLHFEIAPGTEYDEAIWSGPIGG from the coding sequence ATGAGCACCCCGCCGAACCCGCCCAGTACCCCGTCCGGCCCGCCGACGGAGCCCGCGGGCACGCCCATACCCGAGGCGGCGGCTCCCATACCGGCGCCCGCGCAGCCCCTGTCCCTCGACAAGCCCCCGGCCCTGACACCGTCCCAGCCCCTCACCCCCGCCCCGGCTCTGACCGGGACGGCGGCAGAGAACCCGGCCGAGCACCCGGCAGAGCCCGCGGACGCCGTCCCGGCGGCCCCCGCCCCCGCCTCCGCTCCCGCACCCGGCGCCTTCGCTCCGGTCACCCCCGCCCCGGCGGCCGCGGCCGCTCCCCCGGCTCCCGCGTGGGGAGCCCCGTACGGCGCCCCGGGCGCTCCCGGAGCACCCGGCCCCGGCAACCCCTGGGCCGCGCCCGGCGACGGCTACGGCGCCGGCTACCCCGGCGGCCCGCAGATGCCCGGCTTCCCGCCGCCCCCGCCCGCCACGAACGGCCTGGCCGTCGCCGCCCTGCTCCTCGGGGTGTTCGGCATCTTCGTCGGCCTCATCCCCTTCTTCTTCTGGGCCGGCGCCCTCCTCGCGGTGACCGGCGTCGGCCTGGGCATCGCGGGCGTCGTCAAGTCCCGCAAGGGAGCTCCCCGCGGGACGATGGCCGCGATCGGCACCGCGCTCGCCGTCCTCGGCCTCGCCGCTTCCGTCGGCGGCTGGTTCATCACCACGCGCGTCATCGACGAGATCGACCAGACCATCGCCGACAACCGCTCGCGCTACGAATCCGACTACGACTCTGACTACGACTACGAGTCGGACTCCCCCGCCACCCCGACGGCCCCCGCCCCCAAGCCCTCGCCCTCCGACATCCCGGGCAGGACCTCGGCACTGGCCTGGGGCAAGCCCTACACCTACCCGGACGGGGTCCAGGTCACCGTGCAGAGCGCGGTCCCGTACAAGCCGTCCTCGACGGCCATCCCGGAAGAGGCCCGCGACGGCAACGCGGTCAAGGTGAAGGTGAAGATCGTCAACAACTCGGGGGCCGCGCTCGACGTCAGCCTGTCCCTGCCGAACGCCCGCGACGACCAGGGCACGGAGGCCGAGATGCTCTTCGACGGCTCCGTGCCGAAGATGTTCAAGGGCTCGGTCCTGGCCGGCGAGTCGATGACCGGCACCTTCGCCTTCATCGTGCCCGAGGGCACCAAGAGCCTGCACTTCGAGATCGCGCCCGGCACCGAGTACGACGAGGCGATCTGGAGCGGCCCGATCGGCGGCTGA
- a CDS encoding multicopper oxidase family protein, translating into MRSSSARTPVSPSPSRRAVLGAGAALAGSGLLAACSGSGMAGMDHGAGSTGKGAASPVPGGYVDPAGAEVRAAEAARKATGPRTEFRLTATATPLDLGAGRTVRSWAYGDRLPGQEVRVTAGGTLALTLANNLPEATSLHWHGLALRNDMDGVPGLTQRDIAPGGSFAYEFAVPHPGTYWFHPHSGVQQDRGLYAPLIVEDPKEPLSYDKEWVVVLDDWLDGVDGSTPDAVLGELRKGMDPSPGGGGHSGHGSGAGSGSHAMGTPAPAASGGPSRVLMGGVSEVLGKDPGDVAYPHYLVNGRTPEDPSVFTARPGDRIRLRIINAGGDTAFRIALGGHEFTVTHTDGFPVEHAAARSLLLGMGERYDVLVTAGDGVFPLTALAEGKGDGASALAVLRTGSGAAPTAATRPAELSGRPLTADALKAAEPVALAAREPDRTVRIKLTGGMAKYDWAFDGKPYAPDQRHPVKAGERVRLEFDNSTTMWHPLHLHGHTFALGGRPGGARKDTAAVLPNEKLTVDFDADNPGLWMVHCHNVYHSEAGMMTVLGYRS; encoded by the coding sequence ATGCGCTCTTCTTCCGCGCGCACCCCTGTTTCCCCCTCTCCCTCCCGGCGCGCCGTCCTCGGTGCCGGCGCCGCCCTCGCCGGCTCCGGGCTGCTCGCCGCCTGTTCGGGCTCCGGCATGGCCGGCATGGACCACGGCGCCGGTTCCACGGGCAAGGGGGCCGCCTCCCCCGTCCCCGGCGGCTACGTGGACCCGGCCGGCGCCGAGGTCCGGGCCGCCGAGGCCGCCCGCAAGGCCACCGGGCCGCGCACCGAGTTCCGGCTGACGGCCACCGCCACCCCGCTCGACCTCGGCGCCGGCCGCACCGTCCGCTCCTGGGCGTACGGGGACCGGCTCCCGGGCCAGGAGGTACGGGTCACCGCGGGCGGCACCCTCGCCCTGACCCTGGCCAACAACCTCCCCGAAGCCACCTCGCTGCACTGGCACGGTCTGGCGCTGCGCAACGACATGGACGGGGTACCGGGGCTGACCCAGCGGGACATCGCCCCGGGCGGCTCGTTCGCGTACGAGTTCGCCGTCCCGCACCCCGGGACGTACTGGTTCCACCCGCACTCCGGGGTCCAGCAGGACCGCGGCCTGTACGCGCCGCTGATCGTCGAGGACCCGAAGGAGCCCCTCTCCTACGACAAGGAGTGGGTGGTCGTGCTCGACGACTGGCTCGACGGGGTCGACGGCTCGACGCCCGACGCCGTGCTCGGCGAACTCCGCAAGGGCATGGATCCGAGCCCGGGCGGCGGCGGCCACTCAGGACATGGCTCCGGAGCCGGCTCCGGATCCCACGCCATGGGCACGCCCGCGCCCGCCGCCAGCGGCGGCCCGTCCCGGGTCCTCATGGGCGGAGTCAGCGAGGTCCTCGGCAAGGACCCGGGCGATGTCGCGTACCCGCACTACCTGGTCAACGGCCGCACCCCCGAGGACCCCTCGGTCTTCACCGCCCGCCCCGGCGACCGGATCCGGCTCCGGATCATCAACGCGGGCGGGGACACCGCCTTCCGGATCGCCCTGGGCGGCCACGAGTTCACGGTCACCCACACCGACGGCTTCCCCGTCGAGCACGCGGCCGCCCGCTCCCTGCTGCTGGGCATGGGCGAGCGCTACGACGTCCTGGTGACGGCGGGCGACGGGGTGTTCCCGCTGACCGCGCTCGCCGAGGGCAAGGGTGACGGGGCGTCGGCTCTCGCGGTGCTGCGCACCGGTTCGGGGGCGGCGCCGACCGCCGCGACCCGGCCCGCCGAACTGTCCGGGCGGCCCCTGACGGCGGACGCCCTGAAGGCCGCGGAGCCGGTGGCCCTGGCCGCGCGCGAACCGGACCGCACGGTGCGGATCAAGCTGACCGGCGGGATGGCGAAGTACGACTGGGCCTTCGACGGCAAGCCGTACGCCCCGGACCAGCGGCATCCGGTGAAGGCGGGGGAACGGGTCCGCCTGGAGTTCGACAATTCCACAACGATGTGGCATCCGCTCCACCTGCATGGGCACACCTTCGCCCTCGGCGGGCGGCCGGGCGGAGCCCGCAAGGACACGGCGGCGGTCCTGCCGAACGAGAAGCTGACGGTGGACTTCGACGCCGACAATCCCGGTCTGTGGATGGTGCATTGCCACAACGTCTACCACTCGGAGGCCGGGATGATGACCGTGCTCGGCTACCGGAGCTAG
- a CDS encoding DUF3105 domain-containing protein — MASRNSETNSSRQARIAEMRRADQSRDRRNKAIAITASAAIVTGLIGFGAWVMIDQQNKKEAEEAALKAPVAGEQSWDAKKLGRKHVETPVKYEMTPPVGGDHNPRWMNCDGDVYKNPIPEINAVHSLEHGAVWVTYNEKAAPADVEKLAATVSKRPYTLMSPVKEQAGTIMLSAWGKQLTVDKADDARVAAFLTKYVTGPQTPEPGAACTNGLADK; from the coding sequence ATGGCCAGCAGGAACTCCGAAACCAACAGCTCCCGCCAGGCGCGGATAGCCGAGATGCGCCGCGCCGACCAGTCGCGCGACCGGCGCAACAAGGCCATCGCGATCACCGCGTCGGCCGCCATCGTCACCGGGCTCATCGGCTTCGGCGCCTGGGTGATGATCGACCAGCAGAACAAGAAGGAGGCCGAGGAGGCCGCCCTCAAGGCGCCGGTCGCCGGCGAGCAGAGCTGGGACGCCAAGAAGCTCGGCCGCAAGCACGTCGAGACCCCGGTGAAGTACGAGATGACCCCGCCGGTCGGCGGGGACCACAACCCCCGCTGGATGAACTGCGACGGCGACGTCTACAAGAACCCGATTCCCGAGATCAACGCCGTGCACTCGCTGGAGCACGGCGCCGTGTGGGTGACCTACAACGAGAAGGCCGCCCCGGCCGACGTCGAGAAGCTCGCCGCCACGGTGTCCAAGCGCCCGTACACGCTGATGAGCCCCGTCAAGGAGCAGGCCGGCACGATCATGCTCAGCGCCTGGGGCAAGCAGCTGACCGTGGACAAGGCGGACGACGCCCGCGTGGCGGCGTTCCTCACCAAGTACGTGACGGGCCCGCAGACCCCCGAGCCGGGCGCGGCCTGCACGAACGGGCTGGCCGACAAGTGA
- a CDS encoding IS630 family transposase: MSRPGPKIPPLSVTDAQRAVLEGWLRRRSTAQALAQRSRIVLECAGGHSVMEVSRRLGIAPDTVRTWRRRFLEHGLDGLGDEPRPGVPRKITDADVERVIVKTLEETPKNATHWSTRSMAAATGMSQSTVSRIWRAFALAPHRSQTFKLSTDPLFIDKVRDVVGLYLDPPEKALVLCVDEKSQIQALDRSQPVLPMMPGVPERRSHDYIRAGTTTLFAALEVATGKVIGSLHRRHRAAEFKKFLAKIDKEVPADLQIHLILDNYATHKTPDIKKWLLAHPRFHLHFTPTSASWLNLVERWFAELTQKKLKRGVHRSVQALERDIRSWLADWNDQPKPFLWTKTADEILDKVAAYCHRISDSGH, from the coding sequence ATGAGTCGTCCCGGTCCGAAGATTCCGCCGTTGTCGGTGACTGATGCCCAGCGTGCTGTGCTGGAGGGCTGGTTACGTCGTCGTTCGACAGCTCAGGCTCTGGCTCAGCGGTCGCGGATCGTGCTGGAGTGCGCGGGCGGGCATTCGGTGATGGAAGTTTCGCGGCGGCTTGGGATCGCGCCGGACACGGTCCGCACCTGGCGGCGGCGGTTTCTGGAGCACGGCCTGGACGGGCTGGGCGACGAGCCGCGGCCGGGTGTCCCGCGGAAGATCACCGACGCTGATGTCGAGCGGGTGATCGTCAAAACACTGGAAGAGACGCCGAAGAACGCGACGCACTGGTCGACGAGGTCGATGGCCGCGGCCACGGGAATGTCGCAGTCGACGGTCTCAAGGATCTGGCGGGCGTTCGCGCTGGCTCCGCATCGTTCGCAGACGTTCAAGCTGTCGACGGACCCGCTGTTCATCGACAAGGTCCGCGACGTGGTCGGCCTCTACCTGGACCCGCCGGAGAAGGCTCTGGTCCTCTGCGTGGATGAGAAGTCGCAGATCCAGGCCCTGGACCGGTCCCAGCCGGTCCTGCCGATGATGCCTGGCGTTCCAGAGCGCCGCAGTCACGACTACATCCGCGCCGGCACAACCACCCTCTTCGCGGCCCTGGAGGTCGCCACCGGCAAGGTCATCGGGTCTCTCCACCGCCGCCACCGGGCCGCCGAGTTCAAGAAGTTCCTGGCCAAGATCGACAAAGAAGTGCCGGCGGATCTTCAGATCCATCTGATCCTCGACAACTATGCGACCCACAAGACGCCGGACATCAAGAAATGGCTGCTGGCACACCCGCGGTTCCACCTGCACTTCACACCGACGAGTGCGTCGTGGCTGAACCTGGTGGAGCGGTGGTTCGCCGAGCTCACCCAGAAGAAGCTCAAGCGTGGAGTCCACCGCTCCGTCCAGGCTCTCGAGCGCGACATCCGTTCATGGCTGGCCGACTGGAACGACCAGCCCAAGCCCTTCCTCTGGACGAAGACAGCCGACGAGATCCTCGACAAAGTCGCCGCCTACTGCCACCGAATCTCTGACTCAGGTCACTAG
- the glnA gene encoding type I glutamate--ammonia ligase, with protein sequence MDKQQEFVLRTLEERDIRFVRLWFTDVLGFLKSVAVAPAELEQAFDEGIGFDGSAIEGFARVYESDMIAKPDPSTFQILPWRAEAPGTARMFCDILMPDGSPSYADPRYVLKRILNKTSDLGFTFYTHPEIEFFLLKDKPLDGTRPTPADNSGYFDHTPQNVGMDFRRQAITMLESMGISVEFSHHEGAPGQQEIDLRYADALSTADNIMTFRLVMKQVALEQGVQATFMPKPFSEYPGSGMHTHLSLFEGDRNAFYESGAEYQLSKVGRSFIAGLLKHAAETAAVTNQWVNSYKRIWGGSSRTAGSGGEAPSYICWGHNNRSALIRVPMYKPGKTGSSRVEVRSIDSGANPYLTYAVLLAAGLKGIEEGYELPAGADDDVWALSDAERRAMGIEPLPQNLGEAIALMERSELVAETLGEHVFDFFLRNKKQEWEEYRSEVTAFELRKMMPVL encoded by the coding sequence ATGGACAAGCAGCAGGAATTCGTCCTCCGGACGCTCGAGGAGCGCGACATCCGCTTCGTGCGCCTGTGGTTCACCGACGTACTGGGCTTCCTGAAGTCCGTCGCGGTCGCGCCGGCGGAGCTGGAACAGGCCTTTGACGAGGGCATCGGGTTCGACGGCTCGGCGATCGAGGGGTTCGCGCGGGTCTACGAGTCCGACATGATCGCCAAGCCGGACCCGAGCACCTTCCAGATACTGCCGTGGCGCGCGGAGGCCCCCGGAACGGCGCGGATGTTCTGCGACATCCTGATGCCGGACGGCTCGCCCTCCTACGCGGACCCGCGGTACGTCCTCAAGCGCATCCTGAACAAGACCTCCGACCTGGGCTTCACCTTCTACACCCACCCGGAGATCGAGTTCTTCCTGCTGAAGGACAAGCCGCTGGACGGCACCCGCCCCACCCCGGCGGACAACTCGGGCTATTTCGACCACACCCCGCAGAACGTCGGCATGGACTTCCGCCGCCAGGCGATCACGATGCTCGAATCCATGGGCATCTCGGTCGAGTTCAGCCACCACGAGGGCGCCCCCGGCCAGCAGGAGATCGACCTGCGCTACGCCGACGCCCTCTCGACGGCCGACAACATCATGACCTTCCGCCTGGTCATGAAGCAGGTCGCCCTGGAACAGGGCGTCCAGGCCACCTTCATGCCGAAGCCCTTCTCGGAGTACCCCGGTTCGGGCATGCACACCCACCTCTCCCTCTTCGAGGGCGACCGCAACGCCTTCTACGAGTCGGGCGCCGAGTACCAGCTCTCCAAGGTCGGCCGCTCCTTCATCGCGGGCCTGCTCAAGCACGCCGCCGAAACGGCCGCGGTCACCAACCAGTGGGTGAACTCCTACAAGCGCATCTGGGGCGGCTCCTCGCGCACCGCCGGCTCCGGCGGCGAGGCCCCCTCGTACATCTGCTGGGGCCACAACAACCGTTCGGCCCTGATCCGGGTCCCGATGTACAAGCCGGGCAAGACGGGCTCCTCCCGCGTGGAGGTCCGCTCGATCGACTCGGGCGCCAACCCGTACCTGACGTACGCCGTCCTGTTGGCCGCGGGCCTCAAGGGCATCGAGGAGGGCTACGAACTCCCGGCCGGCGCCGACGACGACGTCTGGGCCCTCTCCGACGCCGAACGCCGCGCGATGGGCATCGAACCCCTCCCGCAGAACCTCGGCGAGGCCATCGCCCTGATGGAACGCAGCGAACTGGTCGCCGAAACCCTCGGCGAGCACGTCTTCGACTTCTTCCTGCGCAACAAGAAGCAGGAGTGGGAGGAGTACCGCAGCGAGGTCACGGCCTTCGAGCTCCGCAAGATGATGCCGGTCCTGTAG
- a CDS encoding alpha/beta fold hydrolase, which translates to MSGRRADPAPGRFVRLSCDGVPLHVLVEGSGPPVVLSAGLAMAWFDWDQVAELLVAAGRTVVRFDRPGHGLSGPAVRPPSAAGEAHRIAGLLDALGLGAERVTVAGHSLAGFHAEAFARLYPARTAALVLLDGSVEEGPPRTALPAGLRTGAARVLGRAVTAVGLPAALGPWARRTAVRASRAGGADPAPRGLVRRCYRTGRVWRGALLENSRYPDTAAEVRALRAELPLTAPVTVLAGHDPGARRPDLAWLARQAALADALGARFAVAEPAGHLVMLDRPHQVARAVQYAAVQYAAVRAGETD; encoded by the coding sequence GTGAGCGGACGCAGGGCCGACCCCGCCCCCGGGAGGTTCGTGCGGCTCTCCTGTGACGGCGTGCCGCTGCACGTCCTCGTGGAGGGCTCCGGACCGCCGGTCGTCCTCAGCGCCGGGCTGGCCATGGCCTGGTTCGACTGGGACCAGGTGGCGGAGCTGCTCGTCGCCGCGGGCCGTACCGTCGTCCGTTTCGACCGGCCCGGGCACGGGCTGAGCGGCCCTGCCGTGCGGCCGCCGAGCGCCGCGGGGGAGGCGCACCGGATCGCCGGGCTGCTCGACGCGCTGGGGCTCGGCGCCGAGCGGGTCACCGTGGCCGGGCACTCCCTGGCCGGGTTCCACGCCGAGGCCTTCGCCCGGCTGTACCCCGCGCGCACCGCCGCCCTGGTGCTGCTCGACGGCAGCGTGGAGGAGGGGCCGCCCCGTACGGCCCTGCCGGCCGGGCTGCGCACCGGCGCCGCCCGGGTGCTCGGCCGGGCCGTGACCGCCGTCGGGCTGCCGGCCGCGCTGGGGCCCTGGGCCCGGCGGACGGCCGTACGGGCATCCCGCGCGGGCGGCGCGGACCCGGCCCCGCGGGGGCTCGTACGCCGCTGCTACCGGACCGGGCGGGTCTGGCGCGGAGCCCTGCTGGAGAACTCCCGCTACCCCGACACGGCCGCCGAGGTACGGGCGCTGCGCGCGGAGCTGCCGCTGACCGCGCCCGTCACCGTGCTGGCCGGCCACGACCCCGGCGCGCGCCGCCCGGACCTGGCCTGGCTGGCCCGCCAGGCGGCGCTGGCCGACGCGCTGGGCGCCCGGTTCGCGGTCGCGGAGCCGGCCGGGCACCTGGTCATGCTGGACCGCCCGCACCAGGTGGCGCGGGCGGTCCAGTACGCGGCGGTCCAGTACGCGGCGGTCCGGGCCGGGGAGACGGACTAG
- a CDS encoding DUF305 domain-containing protein codes for MTRTYWVAGSAVGLALLFAVGATVATAGGADSAPASSRTPGLYSADAGFARDMAVHHQQAVEMSFIVRDRTKDEPVRVLAYDIANTQANQRGMLLGWLDMWGLPKVVADEPPMSWMGTDGSGGSGHDGMAGHAMGGAVTKPGALMPGMATKEELARLGSADGRDAEVLYLRLMTDHHRGGVAMAEGCAAQCVNPTERALAQGMVEAQQSELQLMADMLKQRGSQPPTTG; via the coding sequence GTGACCCGTACGTACTGGGTCGCGGGCTCGGCCGTGGGCCTGGCGCTGCTCTTCGCGGTGGGGGCCACGGTCGCCACCGCGGGGGGCGCGGATTCCGCTCCCGCGTCCTCCCGTACGCCGGGCCTCTACTCCGCCGACGCGGGCTTCGCCCGGGACATGGCGGTGCACCACCAGCAGGCGGTGGAGATGTCCTTCATCGTGCGCGACCGCACGAAGGACGAGCCGGTACGGGTCCTCGCCTACGACATCGCCAACACCCAGGCCAACCAGCGCGGCATGCTGCTGGGCTGGCTGGACATGTGGGGCCTGCCGAAGGTCGTGGCCGACGAGCCGCCGATGTCCTGGATGGGCACGGACGGCTCCGGCGGCTCCGGGCACGACGGCATGGCGGGCCACGCCATGGGCGGGGCCGTCACCAAGCCCGGCGCGCTGATGCCCGGCATGGCCACCAAGGAGGAGCTGGCGCGGCTCGGCTCCGCCGACGGCCGGGACGCCGAGGTGCTCTACCTGCGCCTGATGACCGACCACCACAGGGGCGGCGTCGCCATGGCCGAGGGATGCGCCGCCCAGTGCGTCAACCCGACCGAACGGGCACTGGCCCAGGGCATGGTCGAGGCCCAGCAGTCGGAGCTCCAGCTGATGGCGGACATGCTGAAACAACGCGGCTCGCAGCCCCCGACAACGGGCTGA
- a CDS encoding DUF2752 domain-containing protein — MSADLPDTRGPNQGSPGGPRPRTSPLRRPATAPLASLAVLGAGAAYLWGTNPHEPGHWLPRCPFNWLTGLLCPACGASRMCYDLLHGDFAAAFHDNAVLFLLGLPLAVFLYARWVTEGLRGRKYHPAMGVRGQAAIVGVALTWAVVRNAVM, encoded by the coding sequence GTGTCGGCCGACCTGCCGGACACCCGCGGACCGAACCAGGGTTCCCCCGGCGGTCCGCGACCGCGCACCTCGCCGCTCCGCCGGCCGGCGACGGCCCCGCTCGCCTCCCTCGCGGTGCTGGGCGCGGGAGCCGCGTACCTCTGGGGCACCAATCCGCACGAGCCCGGCCACTGGCTCCCCCGCTGCCCGTTCAACTGGCTGACGGGCCTGCTCTGTCCGGCCTGCGGCGCCAGCCGGATGTGTTACGACCTCCTGCACGGCGACTTCGCCGCGGCCTTCCACGACAACGCGGTGCTGTTCCTGCTGGGGCTGCCGCTCGCCGTCTTCCTCTACGCCCGCTGGGTCACCGAAGGCCTCCGCGGACGTAAGTACCACCCAGCGATGGGAGTCCGGGGCCAGGCTGCGATCGTTGGGGTCGCCCTGACCTGGGCGGTCGTCCGCAATGCGGTCATGTGA
- a CDS encoding TM2 domain-containing protein — MSQNIAPNGQPYSDKSKLVAGLLQIFLGGLGIGRFYTGHTGMAIAQLLTCGGLGVWALIDGILFLVKDDRTDKAGRVLRA; from the coding sequence ATGTCCCAGAACATCGCCCCGAACGGCCAGCCGTACTCCGACAAGTCCAAGCTGGTGGCCGGTCTCCTGCAGATCTTCCTCGGCGGCCTCGGCATCGGCCGTTTCTACACCGGCCACACCGGCATGGCCATCGCCCAGCTGCTCACCTGCGGCGGCCTCGGCGTCTGGGCCCTGATCGACGGCATCCTGTTCCTCGTCAAGGACGACCGCACCGACAAGGCGGGCCGCGTGCTGCGCGCCTGA
- a CDS encoding CBS domain-containing protein, producing MTTAGEIMHPGAQWIPATETLDRAAQLMSRLNVGALPISDSNERLCGILTDRDIVIGCVAKGHDPSKITAGDMAQGTPRWIDAGADVSEVLEEMQSHQIRRLPVIDNKRLVGMISEADLAKHLSDEQIAGWAEKVYARG from the coding sequence ATGACCACCGCCGGAGAGATCATGCACCCCGGGGCCCAGTGGATCCCCGCCACCGAGACCCTGGACCGGGCCGCTCAGCTGATGAGCCGCCTCAATGTGGGCGCACTGCCCATCAGCGACTCCAACGAACGCCTCTGCGGCATCCTGACCGACCGCGACATCGTCATCGGCTGTGTGGCCAAGGGCCACGACCCGTCGAAGATCACGGCCGGCGACATGGCCCAGGGCACCCCGCGCTGGATCGACGCGGGCGCGGACGTCTCGGAGGTCCTGGAGGAGATGCAGAGCCATCAGATCCGCCGGCTCCCCGTCATCGACAACAAGCGGCTGGTCGGGATGATCAGCGAGGCCGACCTGGCCAAGCACCTGTCGGACGAGCAGATAGCCGGCTGGGCCGAGAAGGTCTACGCCCGGGGCTAG
- a CDS encoding DUF998 domain-containing protein, translated as MALLIGLGAAAYTAWVLEVVLSTGLNPVETYVSELAAQDQPLGGLFRATDFTAGLLVLLGGLLALLRLARRVEPRRLWSVAGWSGITLFGAATAADAWLPLSCTPTVDPECAARETAGLVPATHQAHAVSSSLAMTGALVGIVALTLAARRYGLLAPLARFGPALVVLELLATVWTLVSIALFTAGHGTWALGAGQRLQVLLVAVWLGLLAYSVHRERRT; from the coding sequence GTGGCCCTCCTCATCGGACTCGGCGCCGCCGCCTACACCGCGTGGGTCCTCGAAGTCGTCCTCTCCACGGGCCTCAACCCCGTCGAGACGTACGTCAGCGAGCTCGCGGCCCAGGACCAGCCGCTCGGCGGCCTGTTCCGGGCCACCGACTTCACCGCCGGCCTCCTCGTCCTCCTCGGCGGCCTCCTGGCCCTGCTCCGCCTCGCCCGCCGCGTCGAACCCCGCCGCCTCTGGTCCGTCGCCGGCTGGTCCGGGATCACCCTCTTCGGCGCCGCCACCGCGGCGGACGCCTGGCTTCCGCTGAGCTGCACGCCGACCGTGGACCCCGAATGCGCGGCGCGGGAGACCGCCGGGCTGGTCCCCGCCACCCATCAGGCCCACGCCGTCAGCAGCAGCCTCGCCATGACCGGAGCGCTCGTCGGGATCGTGGCCCTCACGCTCGCCGCCCGCCGCTACGGGCTCCTCGCCCCGCTCGCGCGGTTCGGGCCCGCGCTCGTCGTGCTCGAACTGCTCGCCACCGTCTGGACCCTGGTCTCCATCGCCCTGTTCACCGCCGGGCACGGCACCTGGGCGCTCGGCGCCGGGCAGCGGCTCCAGGTGCTGCTCGTGGCCGTCTGGCTGGGCCTGCTCGCGTACTCCGTCCACCGGGAACGCCGTACGTGA